The sequence AAGGCGGTGATGGCCGCCGGCGCCGCGCGCGTGGACCTGGAGTCCCAGACGGTCTCCTGGGAAGGGGGAGAGGCGCACTTCGAGATCGACACCGAGATCAGGCACCGGCTGCTCAACGGCCTCGACGACATCGGGGTCACGCTCCAGCAGGCCGGGGGAATCGATGCCTACGAGGCCGAGCGCGAGCGCTCAGGGCCGGTGACCACGAGCCTGTGAGCCGCGACTGGGACGCCGCCACCTACGACCGGGTCTCCGACCCGCAGGTGGCCATGGCCGAGGTCGTTCTGGAGCGCCTGGCGCTGCAGCCCGGCGAGCGCGTGCTGGACGCCGGCTGCGGCAGCGGCCGGGTCACCGAGCTGCTGCTGGAGTCCGGCGCCGAGGTGATCGCGGCCGACCAGTCGCAGTCGATGGTGGAGGCGGCCCGCGCCCGCCTCAACGGCCGGGGTCAGGTCTTGCAATCCGACATCGCCGAGATCGAGCTCGACGCGCCGGTGGACGCCGTCTTCTCCAACGCGGTGTTCCACTGGGTGCCCGACCACGACCGCCTGTTCGCCACCCTGCACCGGGCGCTGCGGCCCGGCGGGCGCCTGGTGGCGCAGTGCGGCGGCCGCGGCAACGTGGAGAGCTTCCACGCCGGCGCGCGGGTGGTGGGTCACCGTGAGCCCTATGCGCCATACCTGGGCGGCTGGGTGGGGCCGTGGAACTTCGCCGGCCCCGAGGAGACCTCCGAGCGCCTGCGGCGAGCCGGTTTCACCGAGGTCGCCTGCCGGCTCGAGCCCTGGCCCGTGGTCCCCGACGACCCGACGGGCTACCTGCGCTCGGTCTGTCTCGGCTACCACGTCGAGCGCCTGCCCGAGGAGCTGCGTGCCCCGTACGTGCGCGACGTGGTGGCGGAGCTGGCCAACCCGCTCGAGCTCGACTACGTGCGCCTGAACATCGACGCGCGGAGGCCCGCATGAGAGTCGTCACCCTGCCCGGCGACGGCATCGGTCCCGAGATCATGCGCGCCGCGCGGCGCCTGCTCGACGCCGTGGGCGACTTCGACCTCGACGAGCGCCTGGTGGGCGGTGCCTCCATCGACGCCCACGGCACCGCGCTGACGGACGAGACGCTGGAGGCCTGCCGCGGCGCCGACGCCGTGCTGCTCGCGGCGGTGGGCGGCCCCAAGTGGGACACGACGGACCCCGGGGCGCCCCGTCCGGAGGAGGGGCTGCTCGGCCTGCGCAAGGAGCTGGAGCTGTTCGCCAACCTGCGCCCGGTCCGTCCCAGCCCGGCGCTGCTCGACGCCAGCCCGCTGCGCCGGGAGCGCATCGAGGGCACGGACCTCCTGGTGGTGCGCGAGCTCACCGGCGGCATCTACTTCGGCGACCGCGGCCGCAGCGGCGGCCGCGCGCACGACACCTGCGTGTACAGCGTCGAGGAGGTCGAGCGCATCGCCGAGGTGGCCTTCCGCTTCGCCCGCCGCAAGGTCACCAGCGTGGACAAGGCCAACATCCTCGAGACATCGCGGCTCTGGCGCGAGACCGTCACCCGCCTCGCCGTGGCCCGCGACGTGACCGTCGAGCACCTGCTCGTGGACAACGCCGCCATGCAGCTGGTGTCCCGTCCCGGCGACTTCGACGTGATCCTCACGGAGAACATGTTCGGCGACATCCTGAGCGACGAGGCCGCCATGCTCACGGGCTCGATCGGGATGCTCCCGAGCGCCTCGGTGGGGGCCGGCAAGCCGGGCCTTTTCGAGCCGGTGCACGGCTCGGCCCCCGACATCGCGGGCACGGGGAAGGCCAACCCGCTGGCGATGTTCGGCTCGGTGGCGATGATGCTGCGCTTCGGACTGGCTATGGAGGACGCCGCCGCGGGGATAGAATCGGCCATCGATCGCGCGCTCGAGGAAGGGCTACGGACGCCCGACCTCGGCGGCGACGCATCCACCGAGGACGCCACCGAGGCAGTTCTCACACACCTCTGAGGAAGGAGGCGAGAAGACGTGAACACCGCGGACACGATCTGGATGAACGGCGAGTTCGTCGCCTGGGAGGACGCGAAGGTACACGTCCTCACGCACTGCCTTCACTACGGCACCGGGGTCTTCGAGGGCATCCGCTGCTACGAGACCGGCAGCGGCCCGGCGGTCTTCCGCCATGCCGAGCATCTCGAGCGGCTCGAGCTCTCGTCCAAGCTCTACTACATGGATCTCCCGTTCACGCGGGAGCAGATTCGCGAGGCAACGCACGAGCTCATCGCCAAGAGCGGCTTCTCGTCCTGCTACATCCGCCCGCTCGTCTTCCGGGGCGCGGGACCCATGGGGCTCTTCCCCCTCGACAACCCGGTGGAGATCGCCGTCGCGGTTTGGGAGTGGGGGGCCTATCTCGGCGAGGAGGGGCAGCGGAACGGGATCCGGGCCACCATGTCGTCCTGGCGGCGGATCTCGCCCGACTCCCTGATCCCCCACTCCAAGGCCTCGGGTCAGTACCTCAACTCGGTCCTGGCCAAGGTGGTCGCCAGCAAGGCGGGCTACGAGGAGGCCATCCTCCTGGACGACAACGGCTACGTCTGCGAGGGCACCGGCGAGAACATCTTCGTCGTGCGCGACGGGCGGATCGTCACCCCGTGCCAGACCAACGGCATCCTCGACGGCATCAACCGCAAGTCGGTGATGGAGATCGCACGCGACCTCGGCTATGAGCTCACCGAGCGCAACCTGGCGCGTGCCGAGTTGCTGCTGGCGGACGAGATCTTCCTCACCGGCACCGCGGCCGAGCTCACGCCCGTCCGCGAGATCGACGGCATCGAGATCGGCCCGCCGGGCCCGGTCACGCGCGAGGTGCAGCAGGTCTTCACCGACGCGTTGCACGGCCGCGTCGAGCGCTACGCGGGCTGGCTGGATCACGTTCGCGTACCGTCCAAGGCGTGACGCTCGTCCACATCTACGACACGACGCTCCGCGACGGCATGGGCGGGGAGGGGATGTCCCTGTCCGTCGAGGAGAAGCTGCGGGTCGCGCACGCCCTGGACGGGCTCGGCATCCCGTTTGTCGAGGCGGGCTTCCCGAGCAGCAACCCCAAGGAGACGGCGCTGTTCGAGCTGCTCGCGCGCGAGACGTTCCAGAACGCCGAGATCGTGGCCTTCGGCATGACCCGCCGACGCGATCTGGCGGCGGCGGACGATCCCGCGCTGCGGCTGCTGGCCGACTGCTTCGCACCCGTCTGCACGCTGGTGGGCAAGACGTGGAAGCTCCATCTCGAGAAGGTCACGAAGGTGGACGCGGAGGAGAACCTGCGCATGATCGCCGATGCCGTGGGCTTCCTCCGCGGGCAGGACAAGCGCGTGATCTACGACGCCGAGCACTTCTTCGACGCCTTCCGCGACGACGAGCCCTATGCGCTGCGCTGCCTGCGGGCAGCGGTCGACGCGGGCGCCGAGAACGTCACGCTCTGCGACACGAACGGCTCCTCCCTGCCCTCGCAGGTGGCCCACGCCACCGAGCGGGTCGTGGCAGAGCTCGGCGAGCACGCGCAGGTCGGCATCCACACCCATGACGACGCCGGCTGCGGCGTGGCCAACACGCTCGTGGCCGTCGAGCGCGGTGCGCGGCTCGTTCAGGGCACGATGAACGGCTACGGCGAGCGCTGCGGCAACGCCAACCTCGTCTCGATCATCCCGGCGCTCCAGCTCAAGATGGGCTACGAGTGCCTCGAGCCGGACCAGCTCGCCCGCCTCACCGAGACCTCGCACTTGATGGACGAGCTCTGCAACGTCGCTCCCGATCCCAACCAGCCGTACGTCGGGCGCAACGCCTTCGCCCACAAGGCCGGGCTGCACGCGGCCGGGGTGGCGGAGGACGCACGGACCTTCGAGCACATCGACCCGGCCGCCGTCGGCAACCACAGCGAACTGCTGATCTCCGAGCTCTCGGGCAAGAACACGGTGCAGGCGCGGGCGGGCGAGACCGGCGTCGAGCTCGACGCGCCCACTGCTGCACGGGTGGTCGAGCGCGTCAAGGACCTCGAGCACCGCGGCTACCAGTTCGAGGCGGCCGACGGCTCGTTCGACCTGCTCATCCGCCGCGAGACCGGCGAGTACGAGCCGCTGTTCACCCTCGAGTCATGGCGGGTGATCGTCGAGAAGCGCGCCGACGGCAAGGTCGAGACCGAGGCCACCATCAAGATCTGGGTTGGCGGCGAGCGCTACGTGCGCACGGCCGAGGGCAACGGGCCGGTGAACGCGCTGGACCGCGCGCTGCGCTCGGCCATCGGCGAGACCTACCCGCACCTGCACGACATCGAGCTCGTCAACTTCAAGGTGCGCATCCTCGACGAGGCCAAGGGCACGGCCGCGGTCACCCGGGTGCTGCTCGACGCCAGCGACGGGACCGACACCTGGGGCACGATCGGGGTGTCGGAGAACGTCATCGAGTCGAGCTGGGAGGCGCTGGTGGACTCGCTCGAGGCGGGCATGCTGCCCACCCGCGCCCACCACCGCCGGGCGAGCGCCGCTTCGGCGCCGTGATCCCCCTCGCCAAGCCCGTCCTCGGCGAGCGCGAGGAGGAGCTGGTGCTCGAGGTACTGCGGTCCGGGCGGCTGTCGCTGGGGCCCAGGGCCACGGAATTCGAGCACGCCTTCGCCGCGCGGATAGGGGCGGCGCACGCCTCTGCCGTCTCGAGCGGCACCGCGGGCCTCCACCTCGCGGTGCGCGGGGCGGGTGTCCAGCCGGGCGACGAGGTGGTCACCACCCCCTTCAGCTTCGTGGCCTCGGCCAACTCCGTGCTGTACGAGGGGGCCCACCCGGTGTTCTGCGACATCGACAGGCGCACGCTCAACATCGACCCCGAGGCGGCCGCCGCGGCCGTGGGGCCACGGACCACCGGGCTGCTGCCGGTGCACATCTTCGGCTACCCCGCAGATATCGGTGCCCTGGAGCGCCTGGCCGCGCAGCGCGGCCTCTGGATCGTGGAGGACGCCTGCGAGGCGCTCGGTGCCACCCACGCCGACGGCACGACGGTGGGCGCCCGTGGCAACCCGGCGGTGTTCGCCTTCTACGCCAACAAGCAGCTCACCACGGGGGAAGGGGGGATGGTGTGCTGCGGCGACTCCGCCCTCAAGGCTCGCTACGACTCCGAGCGCAATCAGGGCCGGGCGCCCGACATGGGCTGGCTCGACCACGACCGCCTCGGCTTCAACTACCGCCTGTCGGACATCGCGTGCGCCCTTGGCATAGCCCAGCTCGAGCGGCTCGGAGAGCTGCTGGCCGCCCGGACCGCGGCGGCCGCGCTCTACGGGCAGGCGCTCGCGGACATCGAGGGGCTGGAGCTCCCCTGCCCCGACGTGGGCGAGGAGCGTCGCGGCTGGTTCGTGTACGTGGTGCAGCTCCCGGGCCACGCCGACCGCGACGCCACGATCGAGGCGCTGCGCGCGCGCGGGATCGACTCCAAGCCCTACCTGCCCGCCATCCACCTCATGAGCTTCTACCGTGAGCGCTTCGGTCACACCGAGGGGGAGTTCCCCGTCTGCGAGGACGTCGCCCGGCGCTCCATCGCCCTGCCGTTCTTCCCCGGCCTCGGCGAGGGAGAGATCGCGCAGGTGGCCGCGGCGCTCGGCGAGGCGCTGGCGGCCGTTACGCCAAGCGCTTGACGTAGCCCACGAAGCCAGGGAGCCCGTACGAGGGCGCCACCTCACCGGCGGCGCTGAAGCCGAAGCTCTCGTACAGCGCCCGCGCCGGCGCGTTGTCGAGTGCCGTGTCGAGGGCGAGCGCGGGCTGCGCCAGCAGACGGGCACGCGCCTCCGCCGCGTCGAGCAACGCCCGGGCGGCACCGCTGCGCCGCAGTCCGGGGTCGGTGGCCAGTCCGTCCACGTAGAAGCACGCGGGCGGCGCGGGCGGGGTCACCCGCGCGCCGAGGCGATAGAGCCGCAGCGCGGCGGGCCAGCGCCACGGCGGCAGCGAGGCAAGTGTCAGCCGCAGGAAGGCGCTCCCGCGCCGGGCGCCCTCCCGGATCGGGAAGCCGGCCAGCGCGCCGGCCACGCGGCCGCCGGCCTCGGCCACGCAGACGATCTCGGCGCTCGCATTCGTCCCCTCGCGGGCGAACGCCCGCCCCAGCAGCCGAAGCGCCGCCTCACGGTCGCCCGCATAGCGGTCGTACATGCCGGCGGCGCTCAGGTACAGCAGTCGCACGACGGCGTCGCGGTCGTGCGGGCGCGCGGCGCGGACCTCGGGTGGCACGGGCGGATCGTAGAACGGCGTCAGGCTGCGTGCGGCAGGCGGCTGCCGAGCAGCGCCTCGACGCAGCCGAGCTCGTAGGCCACGCGCTGCAGCTCCACGATCGCGCGCCGCTCCTCGCTCGTGGCAGCAGCGGAGCCCACGCGCTCGATCAGAGCGAATGTCTGGTGGCGGATTTCCTCCACCGCATTGGTGAGGTCGGGATTCCCCTGCAAAGCGACTCCCTGCCGGGGCCAAAACCTAGCGTCGCCGCGTGACGCCGCACATCGGTGCTGCTCCGCGCGCCGCGTCCGTACTTTCCCCCTGTGGGATGATCGTGGCGGTGACCGGTGGGCCCCGGCAGCGGGTACGTGTGCGAACGCGCAGCGAGAAGCAACGCCTCTCGCGCCGCAACGCGCGCGCCGTGGGGGCGGTCGGCTTCGCCGCGGCGGCGCTGCTTCCGTTCGCGCTCTGGCACCGCGCGATCGCTCTCATCGCCAGCGACTTCCGGCTGGAGCTCGGCTACCTCGTGACCGGCTGGACGGCTTACGCGCTGATCGCCGTGGGCCTGGCCTTCCTGGCGCCGGTCGTGATCTCCATCGGCCACACGCCCGAGAGCCGGCTCTACCCGCGCAGCCGCAACGCCTACGTCGGCTGGGGCCTCACCCTCTACCTGCTGGGCATCCTGCTCGCCGTCCAGGTCGCCCAGATCGCGCGCACGCCCGCGGCCTGAGCCGCCGCTTCACCCGCCCAGGTCCGCCACGCTGCAGCTCACGGGTCCTGTCCGGCGATGAGTCTCGCAGTGATCTCCAGTCTGTACTGCACACCGAT comes from Thermoleophilaceae bacterium and encodes:
- a CDS encoding methyltransferase domain-containing protein is translated as MSRDWDAATYDRVSDPQVAMAEVVLERLALQPGERVLDAGCGSGRVTELLLESGAEVIAADQSQSMVEAARARLNGRGQVLQSDIAEIELDAPVDAVFSNAVFHWVPDHDRLFATLHRALRPGGRLVAQCGGRGNVESFHAGARVVGHREPYAPYLGGWVGPWNFAGPEETSERLRRAGFTEVACRLEPWPVVPDDPTGYLRSVCLGYHVERLPEELRAPYVRDVVAELANPLELDYVRLNIDARRPA
- a CDS encoding GNAT family N-acetyltransferase, whose amino-acid sequence is MPPEVRAARPHDRDAVVRLLYLSAAGMYDRYAGDREAALRLLGRAFAREGTNASAEIVCVAEAGGRVAGALAGFPIREGARRGSAFLRLTLASLPPWRWPAALRLYRLGARVTPPAPPACFYVDGLATDPGLRRSGAARALLDAAEARARLLAQPALALDTALDNAPARALYESFGFSAAGEVAPSYGLPGFVGYVKRLA
- a CDS encoding branched-chain amino acid transaminase; this translates as MNTADTIWMNGEFVAWEDAKVHVLTHCLHYGTGVFEGIRCYETGSGPAVFRHAEHLERLELSSKLYYMDLPFTREQIREATHELIAKSGFSSCYIRPLVFRGAGPMGLFPLDNPVEIAVAVWEWGAYLGEEGQRNGIRATMSSWRRISPDSLIPHSKASGQYLNSVLAKVVASKAGYEEAILLDDNGYVCEGTGENIFVVRDGRIVTPCQTNGILDGINRKSVMEIARDLGYELTERNLARAELLLADEIFLTGTAAELTPVREIDGIEIGPPGPVTREVQQVFTDALHGRVERYAGWLDHVRVPSKA
- the leuB gene encoding 3-isopropylmalate dehydrogenase encodes the protein MRVVTLPGDGIGPEIMRAARRLLDAVGDFDLDERLVGGASIDAHGTALTDETLEACRGADAVLLAAVGGPKWDTTDPGAPRPEEGLLGLRKELELFANLRPVRPSPALLDASPLRRERIEGTDLLVVRELTGGIYFGDRGRSGGRAHDTCVYSVEEVERIAEVAFRFARRKVTSVDKANILETSRLWRETVTRLAVARDVTVEHLLVDNAAMQLVSRPGDFDVILTENMFGDILSDEAAMLTGSIGMLPSASVGAGKPGLFEPVHGSAPDIAGTGKANPLAMFGSVAMMLRFGLAMEDAAAGIESAIDRALEEGLRTPDLGGDASTEDATEAVLTHL
- a CDS encoding DegT/DnrJ/EryC1/StrS family aminotransferase translates to MIPLAKPVLGEREEELVLEVLRSGRLSLGPRATEFEHAFAARIGAAHASAVSSGTAGLHLAVRGAGVQPGDEVVTTPFSFVASANSVLYEGAHPVFCDIDRRTLNIDPEAAAAAVGPRTTGLLPVHIFGYPADIGALERLAAQRGLWIVEDACEALGATHADGTTVGARGNPAVFAFYANKQLTTGEGGMVCCGDSALKARYDSERNQGRAPDMGWLDHDRLGFNYRLSDIACALGIAQLERLGELLAARTAAAALYGQALADIEGLELPCPDVGEERRGWFVYVVQLPGHADRDATIEALRARGIDSKPYLPAIHLMSFYRERFGHTEGEFPVCEDVARRSIALPFFPGLGEGEIAQVAAALGEALAAVTPSA
- the cimA gene encoding citramalate synthase; its protein translation is MTLVHIYDTTLRDGMGGEGMSLSVEEKLRVAHALDGLGIPFVEAGFPSSNPKETALFELLARETFQNAEIVAFGMTRRRDLAAADDPALRLLADCFAPVCTLVGKTWKLHLEKVTKVDAEENLRMIADAVGFLRGQDKRVIYDAEHFFDAFRDDEPYALRCLRAAVDAGAENVTLCDTNGSSLPSQVAHATERVVAELGEHAQVGIHTHDDAGCGVANTLVAVERGARLVQGTMNGYGERCGNANLVSIIPALQLKMGYECLEPDQLARLTETSHLMDELCNVAPDPNQPYVGRNAFAHKAGLHAAGVAEDARTFEHIDPAAVGNHSELLISELSGKNTVQARAGETGVELDAPTAARVVERVKDLEHRGYQFEAADGSFDLLIRRETGEYEPLFTLESWRVIVEKRADGKVETEATIKIWVGGERYVRTAEGNGPVNALDRALRSAIGETYPHLHDIELVNFKVRILDEAKGTAAVTRVLLDASDGTDTWGTIGVSENVIESSWEALVDSLEAGMLPTRAHHRRASAASAP